The genomic stretch CagcctcttcttcatctgtcGCGCCAACTCCGCCCGCGACCCAGGCTCATATTTCTTCCAGCCACACGAAGGCTACCGTCCCACATACAGCCTAACCCGAATCCAAGAATCCCTACGTTACCTCTCGCGCTACAACCaaacaaccaccacacccgCAGACCCCTATAACCAACCCCCGCCAACAACAAAGGAACATGTAGACCTCTGCGTGGGCATCGTAACCGTCAAACGACCCCTCACCCAAAACATAGACACCACCATCGCCTCTCTAATCGACAGCCTTAGCCAACACCAACGCTCCCAAATCTccatccacctcctcttcgcccTCACCACACCCACAGACCACCCAGACTACAACCACCCCTGGGTACACAACACCGTCAACCGCGTCCTAACCTACGAGACGCAGAACATCTCCTATACCACATCCTACCTCCGCACCCtagaaggaaacaaaaaattCACCCCGGAGAAATCCCTCATCGACTACGCCCTCTCCCTCCGCTCCTGCTATGACACCACCGACGCCCCCTACTTCCTCATGCTGGAAGACGACGTCGTCGCCCAGCGCAACTGGTTCCCAACTACCACCCAAACCCTCCACAGCATCGAGGAATGGGTCCGTCGCGGCATCATAAACCCCGACTGGCTCTATCTCCGTCTCTTCTACACCGAGAAATTCCTCGGCTGGAACGCCGAGAACTGGAAGCAGTATCTCTCCTGGAGTCTTGCGGCTACTGTCGCTGTC from Aspergillus oryzae RIB40 DNA, chromosome 1 encodes the following:
- a CDS encoding uncharacterized protein (predicted protein), whose amino-acid sequence is MIRYGPGDQGPASSSSVAPTPPATQAHISSSHTKATNPYVTSRATTKQPPHPQTPITNPRQQQRNIQHQRSQISIHLLFALTTPTDHPDYNHPWVHNTVNRKETKNSPRRNPSSTTPSPSAPAMTPPTPPTSSCWKTTSSPSATGSQLPPKPSTASRNGSVAAS